In the Candidatus Eremiobacterota bacterium genome, one interval contains:
- a CDS encoding matrixin family metalloprotease: protein MNTFSYENRTGHPLRRLLLSLITQTMVFLLFMSAVPAAAQADTSASSALPGGFEVLRQYGRPCRLQGQSPLLIYSNDDRFRQVFLYAIESWNNAARSLGMAPLFAGAGSLSEADVTLDWSGKGLPPYAAGGVWWYSGDEVERVKGITMEPNTRIPEGNLAEILMQELGHVIGLGHSQDSGDIMYQAMHRHRYPSLSSVHLTQRDMQAFAWLYSQQAFVPILGIRQAQ, encoded by the coding sequence ATGAACACTTTTTCTTATGAAAATAGAACCGGCCACCCTTTGAGGAGATTACTGCTCTCACTCATCACTCAGACAATGGTTTTCCTGCTCTTCATGTCTGCCGTGCCGGCTGCGGCCCAGGCAGATACATCGGCCTCATCAGCTCTTCCCGGGGGATTCGAGGTTCTCAGGCAGTACGGCAGGCCATGCCGCCTGCAGGGCCAGTCGCCTCTTCTCATTTACTCCAATGACGACCGCTTCCGCCAGGTCTTCCTTTATGCCATCGAGAGCTGGAACAATGCCGCACGGAGCCTGGGAATGGCGCCGCTCTTCGCAGGCGCCGGGAGCCTCTCGGAGGCCGACGTGACGCTGGACTGGTCGGGCAAGGGCCTCCCGCCCTATGCCGCGGGGGGCGTCTGGTGGTACTCGGGCGATGAGGTCGAGAGAGTCAAGGGCATTACGATGGAGCCAAACACTCGCATTCCAGAGGGGAACCTCGCGGAGATTCTCATGCAGGAGCTGGGCCACGTTATCGGCCTGGGGCACTCCCAGGACAGCGGCGACATCATGTATCAGGCCATGCACCGTCATCGCTATCCGTCCCTCTCGTCGGTGCACCTCACCCAGCGGGATATGCAGGCCTTTGCATGGCTCTACAGCCAGCAGGCTTTCGTCCCCATCTTAGGTATCAGGCAGGCGCAGTAA